In Lolium rigidum isolate FL_2022 chromosome 7, APGP_CSIRO_Lrig_0.1, whole genome shotgun sequence, the DNA window CCACCGGGTCGTCCCCCCTCGAGACCCCGACGCGGCAGAGGTGGCGCTGGTCGGCCTCCGTGTCCTCCATCTCCACGGGCTGCTCCGCCAGGATTCTGCACCCGAAGCAGTACCGCCCGCCGCCCCGGACTCCGGCCGTCGCCCGCGCGCCGGACCAGCAGTAGGCGAACCCGCCCCCGTGCAGCGCCTGGCCCCGGAGCCCGCCCCCGCCGACGTCGAAATCTGGAGATTTGGCCAGTGGGAGTGAGGGCTAGCGAACAGAGGCGACTCGGCGGGCGTGTGTACGTACCGATGTTGCAGTCCGCCGGGTTGAGCcccacgcgcgccgccgccggcggcggcggcttcggctCCGCGTGGACGACGTGGCGGGGGCGCTTCGGCGGTGGCTGCGCGGCCTCGTCGGCCGTCGGCGCCATTGGCGGGCTGGCTAGGGCCGGTGGAGTTCGCGGCGGAGGAGAAATCTGCTGGTCGGTGGTGTTTGGGTTCGGGCAGTCGATCGATTCGATTGGTGTTtggaattttttatatttttgaagTGAAGGCAGATGATGATTTAATTAAGAGGAAGTCGGTAGAGGTTTCGAGTCGGTATCTCTGTGTCAAGGAGATTTTTCTCCTAAAATAAATTAATTACGTAGGAGTACTTTTCTCCGAATCCCCTCCCTAGCAATCGATTGCTCGAGCAATCACTTTTCATGGCGCGAAGCGAGTCAATTCCCTTTCCCTTTTTATCACGTAGTGTTATAATTGCGTTCACACATGTTCACACGTGTTCACTAAcagcttgtattactactttgcatGTTACATACAcccaagagcgttcacactgcatgcatgcacatgcacaaatcatctcatggatttgcatttaatgagcgttcacactttcataagttgttgcatgcatacacatagcattgatacgtctccgacgtatcgataatttcttatgttccatgccacattattgatgttatctactccctccgtgcagAAATGTAAGACGTTTTGGATTTGTCCCGACCAGGTGAAAAAGCTGTGAAATTACATCGCTACCCCTGTCTCCCGATCCCGCGCCTTCTTCCTCGATCTCGATCCCGATCCCGATCCTAGCGccttcctcctccgccccctGCAGATCCATCCACGCGCGCGCCTCAAGCCAACAGAATCGAATCCATCCAACTCGAGCATCAGGCCAGCTGAATCCAATCCATCCGCGTGCGCCGCCGGAATCCATCTGCATACGTAGCCCAGCAGAATTCTCACGCGCTGCACGGCACCCAGCTGCACCTTCCGGAGGCAATCCACGGCCCCAAGCAGCAGCACCATGCCGGCCCCCTGCCAGTACCTCGTCGGCGTCCACGCACGCCCATCACCCACCTAGCAGAACACCGTACCGCCGGCAATGCCCAACACCATAGCCAGCACCTCCATGCTCGGGGCACCTCCATGCTTCTCGCTGGCCGCTCCGGCTCCGCTCGCCGGCAATGTCGCCTTCTCGCCGGCAGCACCGTCCCATCTCGCCGGTAGCACCGTCCCATCTCCTCGGCAACGTCACCTTCTCATCGGTGGCTCCGTCTGAGCTTGCTGGCAGCTCCACCCGCTCCCAAGGTCGTCAAGGCGTCCAAACCCGTCACACCTCAAGAACAATGGTTGACAACAGTTCATAAGAAACTGTGTAATGAATATTTGCAACTGAATATTGACAACAGTTCAAAAATAACAGGGAGGAACAGGGTTGTTAGCAAACCAACCTGTCAAGTGTTTCAGCCTTTTTGAAGTCAGATCCTGGGAGGGCATGATTAGCATGCTTTGGCAGAGCATCCTGTTGCTATTTTAACTCCATTAGCCAAGTCTTCACAGCCCATAAATCATAAACAGCCCGTCTTGATGATCAAACATTCAGACATCTCCTGCTAGGTGCTTTATCAAAGATAATTGCAGATATTCTAGTCCATGTGACCGTGAGGAAAGCTAGGCAACAATTTCTAAAGATTGGAAAGGCTGGGTCTTCTACCTAAAAGGATTAAATTCCAGCAACAGTTTATACAAATGCAAAACAAATCCTAGGTCAAGAAGAAagcgaagcaagtatatcaaaacAACATTGACAGTTAGTATAATCATGCACAGCTTCCATATACACTAACTGAATGTTGTACTGAAATTATTCAGATTGTATAATGATGGAGAGATTCCATATACAGTCCCCAAATCCAACTTGAGCGGAATAAAAAGCACAAACAATTCATTAGTTTCTTTCAGTTTAAAGCACTGTATCAAAATCACCAGGTTCGGATTGCCAGGCTCGGATTCACCAGGTTTAACTTGGTCACTCTGTCAGCTACTCAGTTTAGCTGCATAAGAGATGAAGTAATTTACAGATACTCCAAAAATTGACTGAATGTTGACAGAAATATTCACAGATACTCCAATAATTGATTGAATGTTGTTTACTCAGTCAATCCTACTCACAAGCAAGCACTGCTAGCAAGCAGATATGAGCAGGAGTAATTCAATTGTTGTTGCTGCAAGCAAACAGTGCAACCAATGCAAGCAAGTTGCTGCAAGTAATTCAATTGCACATAAGCATGACATAAAAGCATCCCTTCGCATGACATAAAATTCAGTTGCAAGTTGCAGCAAGTGATTCTCCTGCAGTTGAGGCATCGTGCCGCCATAGTCCATGAATATCACAGGCCCTAACCAAGTGCAGAGGAACAGGATATCTGTCAACAATTCATCACGCCAGTTCATTAAGTCTGCTCCTCACACAAGACATCATCTCTTTGCACAAGGGTTCCGCAATTTCCCGATAAATCTACCAGGCATCAAATCAACCCACCTACTGGAATCAAATCCTAATCCTATTAGAACTAACCATAGAGTGTGTTGATCTGGGAGAAGGATACCTGCCTTGTGTTGAGGGAGAGCGGCGCCGACCATGTGTTGATTTGCCGATAAATCTACAATTATAGGAAAATTACTGAGAATATAGGAATAGTAAAATTATTGGAGTAGTAAGAGTTCAGTGATATGCAAATACATACCTGAGGCAAGCCCAACCCAAAGACGAACTTGGCGAGGGGATTGGGGCGAGAAAGGGAGAGCTCCAGTACCATCTCAAACAGCTGCGGAGGTAGAAAGCGGCAAATCAATCAGTCCATTAACAATAAATCGCCTGAAACTCTGAAGAGGAGCAAATCGTCCATTAACAATCAATCAATCTAGATAGCTGCAAATCAGTCAGTAGTAGCGGGGAAGGAGTGGAGGTACGTGGAGGGGAGAGGGAGAGACAGGTGACTCACTGGGTGGGCTGGCCTTGACGACGCGGAACGCGGGGACGATGAGGACAATGACGCCGAGGAAGGTGAGGGTGTTGAAGCACAGCGCCGGCCTCTGCGCCTTCGTCGAGATCTGGGAGGTCTCGCGCTACCACTGGAGCtccgcacctccaccaccaccactgaaGATCCACGTTAACCCTGGCTCGACAGATCAACTGAAGATCCGGCCGGTGGACGAGGAAAATCGCATTTTTAACTCGATCTTGTTGGAGAGCGTGGGAGAGACGAGGATGCGTGAGGAAGAGGGGTGGCGGAGACGTGCATGAGTAAGAAGAGGCAAAAACGACGCGCGGGAGGGAGAGGGCACCATCGTCTGGGAGCCGGCGGCGTGAGGggtggggggaggcggcggcgtacGGCTCGCCGTGAGCGGAGCGACTGGGCGGAGTGTGCTGCGCGAGTGGGAGGAGACGCTAGGCGACAAGGGGCAAAACGGGAAACTCATAATATTTCGTAGCACAAAAAAATTTGACCGTGAAACACTCCAACGTCTTACATTTctgcacggagggagtacatgttttatgcacactttatgtcatattcgtgcattttctggaactaacctattaacaagatgccgaagtgccgattcgttgttttctgctgtttttggtttcgaaatcctagtaacgaaatattctcggaattgaacgaaatcaacgcccggggtcctattttttcacgaagcttccggaagtccgaaggagagacgaagaggggccacgagggggccacaccctagggcggcgcggcccccttggccgcgcggccctgtggtgtgggtccctcgtgccgcctcttgccctgcccttccgcctacaaatagcctccgtgacgaaacccccagtaccgagagccacaatacggaaaaccttccagagacgccgccgccgccgatcccatctcgggggatccaggagatcgcctccggcaccctgccggagaggagattcatctcccggaggactctacgccgccatggtcgcctccggtgtgatgtgtgagtagtctacccctggactatgggtccatagcagtagctagatggttgtcttctccccattgtgctatcattgtcggatcttgtgagctgcctaacatgatcaagatcatctatatgtaatcctatatgttgcgtttgttgggatccgatgaatagagaatacttgttatgttgattatcaaagttatatctatgtgttgtttatgatcttgcatgctctccgttactagtagatgctccggccaagtagatgcttgtaactccaagagggagtatttatgctcgatagtgggttcatgcctcgcattgacaccgggacgatgatgagaaagttctaaggttgtgttgtgttgttgccactagggataaaacattgatgctatgtctaaggatgtagttgttgattacattacgcaccatacttaatgcaattgtctgttgctttgcaacttaatactggaggggttcggatgataacctcgaaggtggactttttaggcatagatgcggttggatggcggtctatgtactttgtcgtaatgcccaattaaatctcactatactcatcatgatatgtatgtgcatggtcatgctctctttatttgtcaattgcccaaccgtaatttgttcacccaacatgctcgtttatcttatgggagagacacctctagtgaactgtggaccccggtccaattctcttaccgaaatacaatctactgcaatacttgttctactcgttttctcgcaaacaatcatcttccacacaatacggttaatcctttgttacagcaagccggtgagattgacaacctcacttgtttcgttggggcaaagtactttggttgtgttgtgcaggttccacgttggcgccggaatccccggtgttgcgccgcactacatcccgccgccatcaaccttcaacgtgcttcttggctcctcctggttcgataaaccttggtttctttcgagggaaaacttgctgccgtgcgcatcataccttcctcttggggttcccaagaacgtgtgagttacacgccatcaagctcttttctcggcgccgttgccgtggagatcaagacacgcctgcaaggggagtctccacttctcaatctctttactttgttttgtcttgcttagttttatttactactttgtttgctgcactaaatcaaaatacaaaaaaattagttgctagttttactttatttgctatcttgtttgctatatcaaaaacacaaaaaatttagtttacttgcatttactttatctagtttgctttatttactgttgctaaaatggccaaccctgaaaatactaagttgtgtgacttcacaaccacaaataataatgatttcttatgcacacctattgctccacctgctactacggcagaattctttgaaattaaaccttgctttactgaatcttgttatgcgagagcaattttctggtgttagttctgatgatgctgctgcccatctcaataattttgttgaattatgtgaaatgcaaaagtataaagatgtagatggtgacattataaaattaaaattgttccctttctcattaagaggaagagctaaagattggttgctatctctgccaaagaatagtattgattcatggactaaatgcaaggatgcttttattggtagatattatccccctgctaaaattatatctttgaggagtagcataatgaattttaaacaattagatactgaacatgttgctcaagcttgggaaagaatgaaatctttggttaaaaatttcccaacccatggactgactacttggatgatcatccaaaccttctatgcaggactaaatttttcttcacggaatttattggattcagctgctggaggtacctttatgtccatcactcttggtgaagcaacaaagcttcttgataatatgatgatcaactactctgaatggcacacggaaagagctccacaaggtaagaaggtaaattctgtcgaagaaacctcttccttgagtgataagattgatgctattatatctatgcttgtgaatgataggactaatattgatcctaataatgttccattagcttcattggttgcacaagaagaacatgttgatgtgaacttcattaaaaataataatttcaacaacaatgcttaccggaacaattctagtaacaactataggccatatccttataataatggcaacggctatggcaattcttatgggaattcttacaataataataggaacacaccccctggacttgaagccatgcttaaagaatttattagtacacaaagctgcttttaacaaatctgttgaagaaaagcttgggaaaattgatatacttgcttctaaagtcgatagtcttgctgctgatgttgatcttttgaaatcgaaagttttgcctaatgagaatcatcataataaaattgttactacagcaaatgccatccaagttagaatcaatgagaatataagattaatggctgaactgcgtgctaggtgggatagagaagaaaatgaaaaactagctaaagagaagaaggtagctaaagtttggactattaccaccactagtaatgctaatgctacacatgttgctgcaccttctactaatactaataaaagaattggtgttagcaatgtttccacttctaatgcaaagcgcagaaactgctcgaaactgctaaaactgtcgaaaccgctcgtgataaaactgctgaattttttccaacattggggatgatgatcccattgctttagattataatggtttgaattttgatgattgccacatctctgaagttataaagttcttgcaaaaacttgctaaaagtcccaatgctagtgctataaatttggctttcacgcaacatattacaaatgctctcataaaagctagagaagagaaactagagcgtgaaccctctattcctaaaaagttagaggatggttgggagcccatcattaagatgaaggttaaagattttgattgtaatgctttatgtgatcttggtgcaagtatttccgttatgcctaagaaaatttataatatgcttgacttgccaccgctgaaaaattgttatttggatgttaatcttgttgatcattctacaaagaaacctttggggaaagttgataatgttcgcattaccgttaacaataaccttgtccccgttgattttgttgtcttggatattgaatgcaatgcatcttgtcccattatattgggaagaccttttcttcgaactgttggtgctactattgatatgaaggaaggtaatataaaatatcaatttcctctcaagaaaggtatggaacacttccctagaaagagaatgaagttaccttttgattctattattagaacaaattatgatgttgatgcttcgtctcttgataatacttgatacacactttctgcgcctagctgaaaggcgttaaagaaaagcgcttatggaagacaacccatgtttttacctacagtactttgtttttattttgtgtcttggaagttgtttactactgtagcaacctctccttatcttagttttgtgtttttttgtgccaagttaagccgttgatagaaaagttcatactagatttggattactgcgcagaaacagatttctttgctgtcacgaatctgggcaaaatccccctgtaggtaactcagaaaattatgccaatttacgtgagtgatcctcagatatgtacgcaactttcattcaatttgggcattttcatttgagcaagtctgatgccattttaaaattcgtcaatacgaactatt includes these proteins:
- the LOC124670873 gene encoding uncharacterized protein LOC124670873, with protein sequence MVTHPALLLQRLLPLAQHTPPSRSAHGEPYAAASPHPSRRRLPDDGALSLPRVVFASSYSCTSPPPLFLTHPRLSHALQQDRVKNAIFLVHRPDLQLICRARVNVDLQWWWWRCGAPVVARDLPDLDEGAEAGAVLQHPHLPRRHCPHRPRVPRRQGQPTHCLRWYWSSPFLAPIPSPSSSLGWACLRFIGKSTHGRRRSPSTQDILFLCTWLGPVIFMDYGGTMPQLQENHLLQLATEFYVMRRDAFMSCLCAIELLAATCLHWLHCLLAATTIELLLLISAC